In Salvelinus namaycush isolate Seneca chromosome 37, SaNama_1.0, whole genome shotgun sequence, the following are encoded in one genomic region:
- the LOC120031207 gene encoding sulfotransferase 2B1-like gives MANDGNYIVYHGLLCPKETHSFESFKYAEEIKVEDEDIFTVTYPKSGTTWMQEIVPLVLNGGDLTPVQTIPNWDRVPWLEETRAALVLDRLPSPRAMVSHMPYHLMPPSFFPSKAKVIYVTRNPKDVMVSSFHFHKMASFLDDPGTFDEFLNKFLSGQVLFGKWTDHVKSWRNSDLGDRILYITYEEMVKDLRGVLERLSRFLGRDLSEETLDRVANHCCFSNMKLNAMSNYSLVPQEIMDSSKSTFLRKGVAGDWKNHFSPEQDSKFTAVLKEEMNGTNIKFPWDEE, from the exons ATGGCGAATGATGGAAATTATATCGTTTATCACGGTCTTTTGTGCCCGAAAGAAACTCACTCTTTTGAAAGTTTTAAATACGCGGAGGAAATTAAAGTTGAAGATGAAGATATTTTCACAGTGACCTACCCAAAGTCTG GCACCACATGGATGCAAGAGATTGTACCTTTAGTCCTAAATGGAGGAGACCTTACTCCAGTGCAAACTATTCCCAACTGGGACCGGGTTCCCTGGCTGGAGGAGACACGAGCAGCCCTAGTTCTGGACCGTCTGCCCTCACCACGGGCAATGGTCTCTCATATGCCCTACCATCTCATGCCCCCCTCCTTCTTCCCCTCCAAAGCCAAG GTCATCTATGTTACCCGGAACCCAAAAGATGTTATGGTGTCATCATTTCACTTCCACAAGATGGCCAGTTTCCTGGATGACCCTGGGACTTTTGATGAGTTTCTAAATAAGTTTCTCTCTGGGCAAG TGTTGTTTGGGAAGTGGACAGACCATGTGAAAAGCTGGCGAAATTCAGATCTGGGAGATAGAATCCTATACATTACCTATGAAGAAATGGTCAAG GACCTGCGTGGAGTGCTGGAACGCCTCTCACGGTTCCTTGGTCGGGACCTAAGTGAAGAAACTCTGGATCGTGTagccaaccactgctgtttcagCAACATGAAGTTAAATGCAATGTCAAACTACTCCCTGGTGCCACAGGAGATCATGGATAGCAGCAAGTCCACCTTCCTTAGAAAAG GGGTTGCTGGAGACTGGAAAAATCATTTCAGTCCTGAGCAGGATTCCAAATTCACAGCGGTCCTAAAAGAGGAAATGAACGGAACAAACATAAAATTCCCATGGGATGAGGAGTGA